The sequence TACTTTCTTATATGGAATAGTTCATTCTTTTGGACCAGGACATGGTAAAACCTTAGTTTTAACATATTCAGTAAAAGAGAAATTAAATTTTCCTAAATTACTTTTAGTATCCTTTTTAATAGCATATTTACAAGGAGTATCGGCTTATATATTGGTAAAGTTTATTATAAATTTATCAGATAAAGCCTCTATGATGTTATTCTATGATTTAGATAACAGAACAAGATTGATTGCTTCTATTTTGATTATCTTAATTGGTCTATATAATATTTATTCAGTTTTGAGAAATAAATGTTGTGAACATCATCATGAAACAAAAGTAAAAAATATTTTAGGTTTTTCTATTGTTTTAGGACTTTGTCCTTGTCCTGGTGTAATGACTGTGCTTTTGTTCTTAGAAAGTTTTGGACTTAGTGAAAATTTATTTTTATTTACTTTATCTATGTCAACAGGGATATTTTTAGTGATATTATTCTTCGGGATTTTGGCTAATACTTTTAAAAAGACTTTGGTTGAAGATGAAAATTTTAAATTACATAAAATTTTATCATTAGTTGGAGCTAGTCTTATGATTTTATTTGGTATATTTCAAATATTAATTTTGGGGGAATAAAATGAAAAAGCTATTTTTATGTTCGTATTTCGCAGAAGTAAAAGATACATTTAAAGATTTTATGAATAATGATACAAAAGGAAAGAAAG is a genomic window of Fusobacterium nucleatum containing:
- a CDS encoding nickel/cobalt transporter → MKKIIKYIVGIIAIALIYLLISNFNLIMYKIAIYQQEIVEKISKLIEKENEKIIYTMLFFTFLYGIVHSFGPGHGKTLVLTYSVKEKLNFPKLLLVSFLIAYLQGVSAYILVKFIINLSDKASMMLFYDLDNRTRLIASILIILIGLYNIYSVLRNKCCEHHHETKVKNILGFSIVLGLCPCPGVMTVLLFLESFGLSENLFLFTLSMSTGIFLVILFFGILANTFKKTLVEDENFKLHKILSLVGASLMILFGIFQILILGE